One window of Mus caroli chromosome 11, CAROLI_EIJ_v1.1, whole genome shotgun sequence genomic DNA carries:
- the Cwc25 gene encoding pre-mRNA-splicing factor CWC25 homolog, giving the protein MGGGDLNLKKSWHPQTLRNVEKVWKAEQKHEAERKKIEELQRELREERAREEMQRYAEDVGAVKKKEEKLDWMYQGPGGMVNREEYLLGRPIDKYVFEKMEEREAGCSSETGLLPGSIFAPSGANSLLDMASKIREDPLFIIRKKEEEKKREVLNNPVKMKKIKELLQMSLEKKEKKKKKEKKKKHKKHKHRSSSSGGSSSEDEQSQARSQKKMANSFPVLSKVPGYGLQVRDSDRNRELQGSLGEQRTTKNHSRSRSSSPPRRASKKSAKEERPRDRRSRSPRPSKPHTSKVNRKERDSPSPKKEAYQRRHASGYTRKLSAEELERKRQEMMENAKWREEERLSTLKRHAKEDEREHRLERLDSRSGKFIHRMKLESASTSSLEDRVKRNIHSLQRTSVALEKNFMRR; this is encoded by the exons ATGGGAGGCGGAGACCTG AACCTGAAGAAGAGCTGGCACCCGCAGACCCTTCGCAATGTGGAGAAAGTGTGGAAGGCAGAGCAGAAGCATGAAGCGGAGAGGAAGAAGATTGAGGAGCTGCAGCGAGAGCTCCGAGAGGAGAGAGCGCGAGAGGAGATGCAGCGCTACGCTGAGGATGTTGGGGCTGTCAA gaaaaaagaagaaaagttggaTTGGATGTACCAAGGTCCGGGTGGCATGGTGAACCGCGAGGAGTACTTGCTGGGGCGCCCCATTGACAAGTATGTTTttgagaagatggaggagagggaagctggctgctcttctgagacAGGACTCCTCCCAGGCTCAATCTTTGCCCCGTCGGGTGCCAATTCCCTTCTTGACATGGCCAGCAAAATCCGGGAAGACCCGCTCTTCATCATAAG gaagaaagaggaggagaaaaaaagagaagtacTGAACAATCctgtgaaaatgaagaaaatcaaagaGCTG TTGCAAATGAGCCttgagaaaaaggagaagaagaagaagaaggagaagaagaagaagcacaagAAGCACAAACACAGAAGCTCCAGCAGTGGTGGCTCCAGCAGCGAGGATGAGCAGAGCCAGGCCCG GTCTCAAAAGAAGATGGCAAATTCCTTTCCTGTTTTGTCCAAAGTCCCTGGATATGGCTTACAG GTGAGGGACTCTGACCGGAACCGGGAGCTGCAGGGTTCTCTGGGTGAACAAAGGACAACAAAGAACCATTCCCGGTCAAGAAGCTCCTCGCCCCCTAGGCGTGCCAGCAAGAAGAGCGCCAAGGAAGAGAGGCCCCGGGACAGGAGGTCTCGGTCCCCAAGGCCCAGCAAACC GCATACCTCTAAGGtaaacaggaaagagagagacagcccATCACCTAAGAAGGAGGCCTACCAGAGGCGGCATGCTTCTGGGTACACCAG AAAACTCTCAGCAGAGGAACTAGAGCGGAAACGGCAGGAGATGATGGAAAATGCcaagtggagggaggaggagaggctcAGCACCCTCAAGAGGCACGCCAAGGAGGACGAGCGGGAGCACAGGCTGGAGAGGTTGGACTCTCGCTCCGGCAAGTTCATCCA CCGCATGAAGCTGGAGAGTGCGTCGACCTCCTCCCTGGAGGACCGCGTGAAGCGCAACATCCATTCCCTACAGCGGACGTCGGTGGCCCTGGAGAAGAACTTCATGAGGAGATGA